Within Bdellovibrionales bacterium, the genomic segment CTTTCGGTATAGGAGGCGGCATCAGCAATATGACGCAAGTACAGTGCGCACTGAGGGCCGGGGCCGAAAAGGTATGCATTAACACGGCTGCTTTAGAGCGGCCTAAATTTATTAAGGAGATTGCAAGTCATTTTGGCTCTCAAAGTGTGATGGTCTCTATCGACTACAGAGTTGAAAACGGCGGGAAACTTTGCGTATACACACAATGTGGGAAAAGAAGATTTTCCGATGATTTAGTTGGCATTGCTAAACATGTTGAGGATATGGGAGCGGGAGAGATTGTCTTGACCTGTATTGACCGAGAAGGCACCGGTACAGGGTATGATTTAGAAACGCTCGGTCTAATTCGAAGGGTTTTGACGATTCCAATTATTGTGAATGGTGGAGCCGGCAACTATTCCCATTTCCGAGAAGCATTTAAGATCGGTAACGCGGATGCAGCTGCTGCCGGGAGCTTATTTCTATTTCATGGCCGGCGACGTGCAGTCCTTATTAGTTATCCCGAAAACAAGGAAATAGAGGAACTTACAAGATGAAGAAGATTCTTGTGACCGGTGCCGATGGATTTATCGGCTCACATCTTACTGAAAAACTGGTTTGTTGCGGATATTCCGTCCGTCCCTTTGTAATGTACAATTCAACCAACTCCTGGGGCTGGCTAGAAGCGTCTCCGCCTGAGGTAAAAAAGGAGCTAGACGTATTTGCCGGGGACATAAGGGACCCAAATGGGTTGCGGGAAGCAATGAAGGGCTGTAGCCAAGTTATTCACTTGGCAGCGCTTATAGCAATCCCGTACTCTTATCATTCGCCAGACACCTACATCGACACAAACATCAAAGGAACCCTCAATGTACTCCAGGCCGCTCGC encodes:
- the hisF gene encoding imidazole glycerol phosphate synthase subunit HisF, which encodes MVRPRIIPVLLLKGKGLVKGIQYKDHAYVGDPINAIQIFNSKEADEILFLDITATSENRSTSPEFIQSIADQCLMPFGIGGGISNMTQVQCALRAGAEKVCINTAALERPKFIKEIASHFGSQSVMVSIDYRVENGGKLCVYTQCGKRRFSDDLVGIAKHVEDMGAGEIVLTCIDREGTGTGYDLETLGLIRRVLTIPIIVNGGAGNYSHFREAFKIGNADAAAAGSLFLFHGRRRAVLISYPENKEIEELTR